The following proteins are encoded in a genomic region of Agelaius phoeniceus isolate bAgePho1 chromosome 17, bAgePho1.hap1, whole genome shotgun sequence:
- the ZNF335 gene encoding zinc finger protein 335 isoform X10, with protein MEENAVESSSDASSQAAREEPTESGLGVGSSVAASADSSDAAAGHGLLSRAADSCVGQSSDSSGVSLEEVSESSSSTDAIPRIYLPDSSSIAQSTLVSSVSTVSQSIMVSESPQVLVHSSVITDGAIVVSDSTASTSSDLGSAIDKIIESTIGPDIIQSCIAVTSAEDGRAETTQYLILQGPDDGAPMVSQMATSALANSLAIEAVGDGPTSTCLDQPGPSEPSRQLEVLELPAQPNQAQEADGGEELDQPDLETLEEMMEVVVVQQFKCKMCQYKSVSKKTLINHMKERHFQPVGSALALKKGRPRKVGAVPKTEDEEAAEEEDDDIMDAGAIDDPEEDSDYNPAEDEPRGRLPKYGCTVATSSEERPRRRPGRPRKLLRLENVSQDLPEAGGEVEPLVTSQSTPSRELQNSEAASSSGLENGTGENLAEPGISQSDSENKDPSSNTGAEDADVIPRRRGRPSRRFLGKKYRKYMGRRYYYKSPKPLMRPYLCRICGSRFLTHDDLRFHVNSHEANDPQLFKCLQCSYRSRRWSSLKEHMFNHVGSKPYKCEECNYTSVYKKDVIRHSTVHSRDRKKRADPPPKLNSFPCPVCNRVYPMQKRLTQHMKTHSTEKPHMCDKCGKSFKKRYTFKMHLLTHIQAIANRRFKCEFCDYVCEDKKVLLNHQLSHMNDKPYKCSVCKYSTFREDFLVSHMAVKHTGGKPFACEFCHFTTKHKKNLRLHVQCRHADSFEEWAQRHPEEPPCRRRPFFTLQQIEELKQQHSQVQAPAEPEASPPAVAGAEPSVLSQGSLEGATIIYEQEVAGSAELATQTALDLLLNMSTQRELATSSLQVAVVKPDDPGEAPAPCELQAQEEEEAKVDSKEQQQKLVMLHMAEPGQTLVQEAYGEASLSGSELQQITIPFSGAAEYSIIAPISEEIQAPATLYSSEEESPVETSHTVVVSGAVMTEEALKDHSNHYIMSSSVPGSQFQAMEPLSGDAAFSSPAEGQEAEPAGIKWPVVQCVTSLAQSDSSLSPASEGHEVSSPKIKWPALQGMAKKLTCKVSTAKKLSCKISTAKKFSCKICTAMFTGRAEMESHKRAHIGPSTFKCPDCPFTATLWPEVRSHMVQHANLRPHKCPHCSFASKNKKDLRRHMLTHTNEKPFACQVCGQRFNRNGHLKFHTQRLHSSEGKRPGPAAAQQTIILNSNEDTLATLHTALQAGQAVLAPERLQQALGQEHILVAQEQSVTSQEEAAYIQEITTADGQTVQHLVTADNQVQYIIAQEGVPHLLPQEYVVVPEGHHIQVQDGQITHIQYEQGGQFLPESQIQYMPVSPEQQLVTQAQLEAAAHSAVSAVADAAMAQAQGVFTTEAAAEQMQQLQPGIHYDVITLSD; from the exons ATGGAGGAGAATGCGGTGGAGAGCAGCAGCGACGCGAGCTCGCAGGCGGCGCGGGAGGAGCCCACCGAGAGCGGGCTGGGCGTCGGGAGCTCGGTGGCCGCGTCGGCGGACAGCAGCGATGCGGCCGCGGGGCACGGGCTCCTCTCCCGGGCCGCTGACTCCTGCGTGGGGCAGAGCTCCGACAGCAGCGGGGTCTCCTTG GAAGAGGTCTCAGAGAGCAGTTCCAGCACAGATGCCATTCCAAGGATTTACCTGCCAGACTCATCCTCTATTGCCCAATCCACCTTGGTCTCCAGTGTCTCCACTGTGAGCCAGTCCATCATGGTGTCAGAgtccccacaggtcctggtgcACTCCAGTGTCATCACCGATGGAGCCATAGTTGTGTCAGACTCCACTGCATCCACTTCCTCCGACCTGGGTTCTGCCATTGACAAAATCATCGAGTCCACAATCGGGCCTGACATCATCCAGA GCTGCATCGCCGTGACCAGCGCAGAGGATGGAAGGGCAGAGACCACGCAGTACCTTATTCTGCAAGGCCCTGATGATG GTGCTCCCATGGTGTCCCAGATGGCCACTTCTGCTCTAGCCAATAGCTTGGCAATAGAGGCTGTTGGTGATGGACCTACCTCCACGTGCCTTGACCAGCCCGGCCCTTCAGAGCCTTCCAGGCAGTTGgaagtgctggagctgcctgcacAGCCAAACCAAGCGCAGGAGGCAGATGGTGGGGAGGAGCTGGACCAGCCAGACTTGGAGACcctggaagagatgatggaagTGGTGGTGGTGCAGCAGTTCAAGTGCAAGATGTGTCAGTACAAGAGTGTGTCTAAGAAAACACTGATTAACCACATGAAAGAGCGTCACTTCCAGCCAG TGGGTTCAGCTCTGGCTTTGAAGAAAGGACGACCACGAAAGGTGGGAGCTGTTCCAAAGACTGAGGATGAGGAGGCtgcagaagaagaagatgatgaTATTATGGATGCTGGTGCTATTGATGATCCTGAAG AGGACAGTGACTACAACCCAGCTGAGGATGAGCCCCGGGGGCGACTGCCCAAGTATGGCTGCACTGTCGCCACCTCCAGCGAGGAGAGGCCACGCCGGCGCCCAGGGAGACCCCGCAAGCTGCTTCGTCTGGAGAATGTGTCTCAGGACTTGCCGGAag caggaggggaggtGGAGCCCTTGGTGACGTCCCAGAGCACACCAAGCCGGGAGCTGCAGAACTCAGAAGCAGCCAGTTCCTCCGGCCTGGAGAATGGGACTGGTGAGAACCTGGCAGAGCCCGGTATCAGCCAGTCTGACTCTGAGAACAAGGACCCTTCTTCCAACACCGGTGCCGAGGATGCAGACGTCATCCCCCGGCGGCGTGGGAGGCCCTCCCGCCGTTTCCTGGGCAAGAAATACCGCAAGTACATGGGGCGCAG gtATTACTACAAGTCCCCCAAGCCCCTGATGCGGCCCTACCTGTGTCGGATCTGCGGCTCACGGTTCCTCACACACGATGACCTGCGCTTCCACGTCAACTCACACGAGGCCAATGACCCGCAGCTCTTCAAGTGTCTTCAGTGCAGCTACCGCTCCCGGCGCTGGTCCTCCCTCAAG GAGCACATGTTCAACCATGTGGGCAGCAAGCCCTACAAGTGCGAGGAGTGCAATTACACCAGCGTGTACAAGAAGGATGTCATTCGACACTCTACAgtgcacagcagggacag GAAGAAGAGAGCTGATCCG CCACCAAAGCTGAACTCCTTCCCGTGCCCTGTCTGCAACCGTGTTTACCCCATGCAGAAGAGGCTTACGCAGCACATGAAGACACACAGTACAGAGAAACCACACATGTGTGATAAG TGCGGGAAGTCCTTTAAGAAGCGTTACACCTTCAAGATGCACCTGCTAACACACATCCAGGCCATTGCCAACCGCAG GTTCAAGTGTGAGTTCTGTGACTATGTCTGCGAGGACAAGAAGGTCCTGCTGAACCACCAGCTGTCACATATGAATGACAAGCCCTACAAATGCAGCGTCTGCAAATATTCCACCTTCCGGGAGGACTTCCTGGTCTCGCACATGGCAGTCAAGCACACAG GAGGGAAGCCGTTCGCTTGCGAGTTCTGCCACTTCACCACCAAGCACAAGAAGAACCTGCGCCTGCACGTGCAGTGCCGCCATGCCGACTCCTTCGAGGAGTGGGCACAGAGGCACCCCGAGGAGCCgccctgccgccgccgccccttCTTCACCCTGCAGCAGATCGAggagctgaagcagcagcacagccaggtgcAGGCACCGGCTGAGCCAGAGGCCAGCCCACCG GCTGTTGcaggtgcagagccctctgTTCTCTCGCAAGGTTCCCTGGAAGGGGCCACCATCATTTATGAACAAG AAGTGGCTGGATCAGCAGAGCTGGCCACGCAGACGGCCCTGGATCTCCTGCTGAACATGAGCACCCAGCGGGAGCTGGCCACCAGCTCGCTGCAG GTGGCAGTGGTGAAGCCAGATGATCCAGGAGAAGCACCAGCCCCCTgtgagctgcaggcacaggaggaggaggaggcaaaggtGGATTctaaggagcagcagcaaaagctggtgatgctgcacatggcagagcctgggcagaCACTTGTGCAGGAGGCTTATGGGGAAGCGAGCCTGAgtggctcagagctgcagcagatcACCATCCCCTTCAGTGGAGCAGCAGAGTACAGCATCATCGCACCCATCAGTGAGGAGATCCAGGCTCCTGCCACGCTGTACAG CAGTGAGGAGGAGAGTCCTGTGGAGACCTCCCACACAGTTGTGGTGAGCGGAGCTGTGATGACAGAGGAGGCACTGAAGGACCATAGCAATCACTACATCATGTCATCCAGTGTCCCAGGGAGCCAGTTCCAGGCCATGGAG CCCCTCAGCGGGGATGCTGCCTTTTCCTCACCTGCGGAGGGCCAGGAGGCAGAGCCCGCCGGCATCAAGTGGCCCGTGGTGCAGTGTGTCACCAGTCTGGCCCAGAGCGACTCGTCTTTGTCCCCAGCGTCCGAGGGGCACGAAGTGTCGTCCCCAAAGATCAAGTGGCCTGCACTCCAAGGCATGGCCAAGAAGCTCACATGCAAGGTTTCCACAGCCAAGAAGCTCTCATGCAAGATTTCCACGGCCAAAAAGTTTTCATGCAAGATTTGCACAGCCATGTTCACAGGGAGAGCGGAGATGGAGAGTCACAAGAGAGCCCACATTGGGCCCAGCACTTTCAAGTGTCCCGACTGTCCCTTCACTGCCACTCTCTGGCCAGAGGTCCGG AGCCACATGGTTCAACATGCCAACCTCCGGCCACACAAGTGCCCCCACTGCAGCTTTGCCTCCAAGAACAAGAAGGACCTGCGCAGGCACATGCTGACCCACACCAATGAGAAGCCCTTCGCCTGCCAGGTCTGTGGGCAGAG GTTCAACCGTAATGGGCACCTCAAGTTCCACACACAGCGTTTGCACAGCTCAGAGGGCAAAAGGCCAGggccagctgctgcccagcagacCATCATCCTGAACAGCAATGAGGACACCCTAGCCACCCTACACA cagctctgcaggccgggcaggctgtgctggctcctgaGCGGCTGCAGCAGGCCCTTGGGCAGGAGCACATCCTTGttgcacaggagcagagcgtcACCAGTCAG gaggaggcagcctACATCCAGGAGATCACAACTGCTGACGGACAGACAGTACAGCACTTAGTGACTGCTGACAACCAG GTTCAGTACATTATTGCCCAGGAAGGTGTCCCACACTTGCTTCCCCAAGAGTATGTTGTTGTCCCGGAGGGACATCACATCCAG GTGCAGGATGGTCAGATCACTCACATCCAGTATGAGCAGGGTGGCCAGTTCCTCCCGGAGTCACAG ATCCAGTACATGCCTGTGTCACCGGAGCAGCAGCTTGTcacccaggcacagctggaagcagcagcacactCGGCTGTCTCAG cagtgGCGGATGCGGCCATGGCCCAGGCCCAGGGCGTCTTCACCAccgaggcagcagcagagcagatgcagcagctgcagccggGCATCCACTACGATGTGATCACGCTGTCGGACTAG
- the ZNF335 gene encoding zinc finger protein 335 isoform X11, whose amino-acid sequence MEENAVESSSDASSQAAREEPTESGLGVGSSVAASADSSDAAAGHGLLSRAADSCVGQSSDSSGVSLEEVSESSSSTDAIPRIYLPDSSSIAQSTLVSSVSTVSQSIMVSESPQVLVHSSVITDGAIVVSDSTASTSSDLGSAIDKIIESTIGPDIIQSCIAVTSAEDGRAETTQYLILQGPDDGAPMVSQMATSALANSLAIEAVGDGPTSTCLDQPGPSEPSRQLEVLELPAQPNQAQEADGGEELDQPDLETLEEMMEVVVVQQFKCKMCQYKSVSKKTLINHMKERHFQPVGSALALKKGRPRKVGAVPKTEDEEAAEEEDDDIMDAGAIDDPEEDSDYNPAEDEPRGRLPKYGCTVATSSEERPRRRPGRPRKLLRLENVSQDLPEAGGEVEPLVTSQSTPSRELQNSEAASSSGLENGTGENLAEPGISQSDSENKDPSSNTGAEDADVIPRRRGRPSRRFLGKKYRKYMGRRYYYKSPKPLMRPYLCRICGSRFLTHDDLRFHVNSHEANDPQLFKCLQCSYRSRRWSSLKEHMFNHVGSKPYKCEECNYTSVYKKDVIRHSTVHSRDRKKRADPPPKLNSFPCPVCNRVYPMQKRLTQHMKTHSTEKPHMCDKCGKSFKKRYTFKMHLLTHIQAIANRRFKCEFCDYVCEDKKVLLNHQLSHMNDKPYKCSVCKYSTFREDFLVSHMAVKHTGGKPFACEFCHFTTKHKKNLRLHVQCRHADSFEEWAQRHPEEPPCRRRPFFTLQQIEELKQQHSQVQAPAEPEASPPAPLGPITCHTVQAVAGAEPSVLSQGSLEGATIIYEQEVAGSAELATQTALDLLLNMSTQRELATSSLQVAVVKPDDPGEAPAPCELQAQEEEEAKVDSKEQQQKLVMLHMAEPGQTLVQEAYGEASLSGSELQQITIPFSGAAEYSIIAPISEEIQAPATLYSSEEESPVETSHTVVVSGAVMTEEALKDHSNHYIMSSSVPGSQFQAMEPLSGDAAFSSPAEGQEAEPAGIKWPVVQCVTSLAQSDSSLSPASEGHEVSSPKIKWPALQGMAKKLTCKVSTAKKLSCKISTAKKFSCKICTAMFTGRAEMESHKRAHIGPSTFKCPDCPFTATLWPEVRSHMVQHANLRPHKCPHCSFASKNKKDLRRHMLTHTNEKPFACQVCGQRFNRNGHLKFHTQRLHSSEGKRPGPAAAQQTIILNSNEDTLATLHTALQAGQAVLAPERLQQALGQEHILVAQEQSVTSQEEAAYIQEITTADGQTVQHLVTADNQVQYIIAQEGVPHLLPQEYVVVPEGHHIQVQDGQITHIQYEQGGQFLPESQIQYMPVSPEQQLVTQAQLEAAAHSAVSGLSTL is encoded by the exons ATGGAGGAGAATGCGGTGGAGAGCAGCAGCGACGCGAGCTCGCAGGCGGCGCGGGAGGAGCCCACCGAGAGCGGGCTGGGCGTCGGGAGCTCGGTGGCCGCGTCGGCGGACAGCAGCGATGCGGCCGCGGGGCACGGGCTCCTCTCCCGGGCCGCTGACTCCTGCGTGGGGCAGAGCTCCGACAGCAGCGGGGTCTCCTTG GAAGAGGTCTCAGAGAGCAGTTCCAGCACAGATGCCATTCCAAGGATTTACCTGCCAGACTCATCCTCTATTGCCCAATCCACCTTGGTCTCCAGTGTCTCCACTGTGAGCCAGTCCATCATGGTGTCAGAgtccccacaggtcctggtgcACTCCAGTGTCATCACCGATGGAGCCATAGTTGTGTCAGACTCCACTGCATCCACTTCCTCCGACCTGGGTTCTGCCATTGACAAAATCATCGAGTCCACAATCGGGCCTGACATCATCCAGA GCTGCATCGCCGTGACCAGCGCAGAGGATGGAAGGGCAGAGACCACGCAGTACCTTATTCTGCAAGGCCCTGATGATG GTGCTCCCATGGTGTCCCAGATGGCCACTTCTGCTCTAGCCAATAGCTTGGCAATAGAGGCTGTTGGTGATGGACCTACCTCCACGTGCCTTGACCAGCCCGGCCCTTCAGAGCCTTCCAGGCAGTTGgaagtgctggagctgcctgcacAGCCAAACCAAGCGCAGGAGGCAGATGGTGGGGAGGAGCTGGACCAGCCAGACTTGGAGACcctggaagagatgatggaagTGGTGGTGGTGCAGCAGTTCAAGTGCAAGATGTGTCAGTACAAGAGTGTGTCTAAGAAAACACTGATTAACCACATGAAAGAGCGTCACTTCCAGCCAG TGGGTTCAGCTCTGGCTTTGAAGAAAGGACGACCACGAAAGGTGGGAGCTGTTCCAAAGACTGAGGATGAGGAGGCtgcagaagaagaagatgatgaTATTATGGATGCTGGTGCTATTGATGATCCTGAAG AGGACAGTGACTACAACCCAGCTGAGGATGAGCCCCGGGGGCGACTGCCCAAGTATGGCTGCACTGTCGCCACCTCCAGCGAGGAGAGGCCACGCCGGCGCCCAGGGAGACCCCGCAAGCTGCTTCGTCTGGAGAATGTGTCTCAGGACTTGCCGGAag caggaggggaggtGGAGCCCTTGGTGACGTCCCAGAGCACACCAAGCCGGGAGCTGCAGAACTCAGAAGCAGCCAGTTCCTCCGGCCTGGAGAATGGGACTGGTGAGAACCTGGCAGAGCCCGGTATCAGCCAGTCTGACTCTGAGAACAAGGACCCTTCTTCCAACACCGGTGCCGAGGATGCAGACGTCATCCCCCGGCGGCGTGGGAGGCCCTCCCGCCGTTTCCTGGGCAAGAAATACCGCAAGTACATGGGGCGCAG gtATTACTACAAGTCCCCCAAGCCCCTGATGCGGCCCTACCTGTGTCGGATCTGCGGCTCACGGTTCCTCACACACGATGACCTGCGCTTCCACGTCAACTCACACGAGGCCAATGACCCGCAGCTCTTCAAGTGTCTTCAGTGCAGCTACCGCTCCCGGCGCTGGTCCTCCCTCAAG GAGCACATGTTCAACCATGTGGGCAGCAAGCCCTACAAGTGCGAGGAGTGCAATTACACCAGCGTGTACAAGAAGGATGTCATTCGACACTCTACAgtgcacagcagggacag GAAGAAGAGAGCTGATCCG CCACCAAAGCTGAACTCCTTCCCGTGCCCTGTCTGCAACCGTGTTTACCCCATGCAGAAGAGGCTTACGCAGCACATGAAGACACACAGTACAGAGAAACCACACATGTGTGATAAG TGCGGGAAGTCCTTTAAGAAGCGTTACACCTTCAAGATGCACCTGCTAACACACATCCAGGCCATTGCCAACCGCAG GTTCAAGTGTGAGTTCTGTGACTATGTCTGCGAGGACAAGAAGGTCCTGCTGAACCACCAGCTGTCACATATGAATGACAAGCCCTACAAATGCAGCGTCTGCAAATATTCCACCTTCCGGGAGGACTTCCTGGTCTCGCACATGGCAGTCAAGCACACAG GAGGGAAGCCGTTCGCTTGCGAGTTCTGCCACTTCACCACCAAGCACAAGAAGAACCTGCGCCTGCACGTGCAGTGCCGCCATGCCGACTCCTTCGAGGAGTGGGCACAGAGGCACCCCGAGGAGCCgccctgccgccgccgccccttCTTCACCCTGCAGCAGATCGAggagctgaagcagcagcacagccaggtgcAGGCACCGGCTGAGCCAGAGGCCAGCCCACCG GCACCTCTCGGCCCCATCACTTGCCACACGGTCCAGGCTGTTGcaggtgcagagccctctgTTCTCTCGCAAGGTTCCCTGGAAGGGGCCACCATCATTTATGAACAAG AAGTGGCTGGATCAGCAGAGCTGGCCACGCAGACGGCCCTGGATCTCCTGCTGAACATGAGCACCCAGCGGGAGCTGGCCACCAGCTCGCTGCAG GTGGCAGTGGTGAAGCCAGATGATCCAGGAGAAGCACCAGCCCCCTgtgagctgcaggcacaggaggaggaggaggcaaaggtGGATTctaaggagcagcagcaaaagctggtgatgctgcacatggcagagcctgggcagaCACTTGTGCAGGAGGCTTATGGGGAAGCGAGCCTGAgtggctcagagctgcagcagatcACCATCCCCTTCAGTGGAGCAGCAGAGTACAGCATCATCGCACCCATCAGTGAGGAGATCCAGGCTCCTGCCACGCTGTACAG CAGTGAGGAGGAGAGTCCTGTGGAGACCTCCCACACAGTTGTGGTGAGCGGAGCTGTGATGACAGAGGAGGCACTGAAGGACCATAGCAATCACTACATCATGTCATCCAGTGTCCCAGGGAGCCAGTTCCAGGCCATGGAG CCCCTCAGCGGGGATGCTGCCTTTTCCTCACCTGCGGAGGGCCAGGAGGCAGAGCCCGCCGGCATCAAGTGGCCCGTGGTGCAGTGTGTCACCAGTCTGGCCCAGAGCGACTCGTCTTTGTCCCCAGCGTCCGAGGGGCACGAAGTGTCGTCCCCAAAGATCAAGTGGCCTGCACTCCAAGGCATGGCCAAGAAGCTCACATGCAAGGTTTCCACAGCCAAGAAGCTCTCATGCAAGATTTCCACGGCCAAAAAGTTTTCATGCAAGATTTGCACAGCCATGTTCACAGGGAGAGCGGAGATGGAGAGTCACAAGAGAGCCCACATTGGGCCCAGCACTTTCAAGTGTCCCGACTGTCCCTTCACTGCCACTCTCTGGCCAGAGGTCCGG AGCCACATGGTTCAACATGCCAACCTCCGGCCACACAAGTGCCCCCACTGCAGCTTTGCCTCCAAGAACAAGAAGGACCTGCGCAGGCACATGCTGACCCACACCAATGAGAAGCCCTTCGCCTGCCAGGTCTGTGGGCAGAG GTTCAACCGTAATGGGCACCTCAAGTTCCACACACAGCGTTTGCACAGCTCAGAGGGCAAAAGGCCAGggccagctgctgcccagcagacCATCATCCTGAACAGCAATGAGGACACCCTAGCCACCCTACACA cagctctgcaggccgggcaggctgtgctggctcctgaGCGGCTGCAGCAGGCCCTTGGGCAGGAGCACATCCTTGttgcacaggagcagagcgtcACCAGTCAG gaggaggcagcctACATCCAGGAGATCACAACTGCTGACGGACAGACAGTACAGCACTTAGTGACTGCTGACAACCAG GTTCAGTACATTATTGCCCAGGAAGGTGTCCCACACTTGCTTCCCCAAGAGTATGTTGTTGTCCCGGAGGGACATCACATCCAG GTGCAGGATGGTCAGATCACTCACATCCAGTATGAGCAGGGTGGCCAGTTCCTCCCGGAGTCACAG ATCCAGTACATGCCTGTGTCACCGGAGCAGCAGCTTGTcacccaggcacagctggaagcagcagcacactCGGCTGTCTCAG GTCTCAGCACCCTTTGA